The Streptomyces sp. NL15-2K genome contains a region encoding:
- a CDS encoding DUF6223 family protein: protein MSSTSIAASVYAMSAGRLGATTAAVLGLIGVVIGALALARPAGRFGTGSGRLGTVVPLSAGLIAMAVGALVVATSDGGLGTGNGLGGAIVALVVGLIAMALGGLALARSRNSAAAAVPHRRAG from the coding sequence ATGAGCTCAACATCGATCGCCGCCAGTGTGTACGCCATGAGCGCCGGGCGACTCGGGGCCACCACGGCCGCCGTGCTGGGGCTGATCGGCGTGGTCATAGGCGCACTGGCTCTGGCCCGCCCCGCCGGTCGTTTCGGCACCGGCTCCGGACGGCTCGGAACCGTCGTGCCCCTGTCCGCAGGGCTGATCGCCATGGCTGTCGGTGCGCTGGTCGTGGCCACCTCCGACGGTGGCCTCGGCACCGGCAACGGGCTGGGCGGGGCCATCGTGGCCCTGGTGGTGGGGCTGATCGCCATGGCCCTCGGTGGGCTGGCACTGGCGCGCTCCCGCAACAGCGCCGCAGCCGCAGTGCCGCACCGCCGCGCGGGCTGA